A segment of the Hemicordylus capensis ecotype Gifberg chromosome 6, rHemCap1.1.pri, whole genome shotgun sequence genome:
AGCATGTGTTGAAGCACACCAGCCATATCCCCATCATCTCGTTGGCAAGAAAATACAGTTACGTGAATGGAGGAGGTAAGATAAACAGGTTGTGGCTGTTCCAGGATGCAAAGCCAGGAACAGTTGCAACCAGGTCATCTTTCCACTTCCTTTTTGACCACTTGGAAAAGAAAGTCCTTGCATTGCCaccagtgttcgctctaattATTGTTTTCATCTGtacacagaatgagttttgttctgggtggcagtatcaagacagtgtgtgcacacgtgtattcagaacagggccttcctgattcagcctgagcgggatctaaaattaactgagctgacattttaaaaaatgtgtgtgcatgcacacgtgtgGACCTTAGACCAAACACTGATCGCCACCAGTCTGAATAAAGGGGGAAGATCTTCTGGAGAAATCACAGAAGAAGCTGCTGCACATGCTGAATTTCTGGCTGGACATTTATTATAGTAGGCAGCACTGTGCCTTATAGAGTtgcatcagacagaaattcatcaTCTGCATCTCCAGCAAGTGATTGTGGAAGGTTCACcttctgaatttctgcctgaatgcatcccttcccagcccaatgttgagctgaaagaccaaggcaaacaGTAGATGCTTTTGGGACCAATTTATTATGCCAACATAATGCACACAACTATCTAAAGACTAaatatcttacttatttattatttctcggtgtaaaccgccctgagccatttttcggaagggcggtatagaaatccaataaataataaataataataaatagacacAACCAAAGAGACACAACTATTTGCATGGCATTTAAGTTAAGGTGACATCTGTAATTTGCAATATGCAAGCTTTTTTGGGTGATAATGAAAATTGAAAGCACTTCAACTCTCACTTAAACGAAAAAGttgttttctattttatttgATGTATAAAATGTGTGAAATGACATTAAAGGCATGACTTCTACTTTCTATGTTATTTATGAACAGTAACAATATGAGGACAATTACTTAATATTTTGAGGGGGGATATGTTCTAAAAATAAACCCTGGATTTAATCTGAGGCCCCACTATACTACATtagagtaaaaataaaaataagatgttcTAGGAAAAACTAATCcacctattttcctttcactgtacttttaattgataattaccacctTCAAATTCATCCACTTTTTGTTGTTAAACACCAAATATAATATGCAAGGCAAAGTAAAAGAGCTGTCATCAGAGCCTGGTCTCCTAGAACAGGGTGCACCATATATAGGTGGAGGTCATTATAAACCATGCCATTGAAATGCCCCTGTTTGGCACTAGATCTGTACTAAATTTGATCTATTtgatgactatttgctccatgggcagaagtcatgagtgTGTGTTCAAtgaaaggagctcctggctctcagggaacaagtttgttcccttgaggcCAAGGTGGAAAATCTGGAGAAGTTCAGAGAGACAGAGGCCTTCAGAGACTTGGtagaggcatctcactccagggctgatagctcctctgctgtcagggagaatggaggtcttggggaaggaggacatcggtctgaggaacagggaaatgctcctttagaatgGACCCCATCCATGGAAGATGATCCCATATCCTCCAGCACAGGGGATACtcttccagggggtgggggcctccttgtagtgggtgattcaatcattagacgaatagagagatgggtttgtgacccgcgtgttgacagcacagtgacttgcctgcctggtgcaaaggttgcggacatcacacagcatatAGATAGACCAGTaggaagtgctggggaggagacagctgctgtggtgcacatcagcaccaatgatgtggggaaatgtagtcaggaagtcctggaagcccaattttagctgataggtagcatactgaagtctaggacccccaaggtagtgtcagactcccaggggatgaggtgggctcccagcacttcttgaactccagaatgactggagcacccacccacccacccccaaaaacgtcagcctcaggaacagccagaagaGAAAGTTAGCTTATCACCTAAGTCCTCCTtgtggcttgctgcattcagtcagttccctctcctggagaactcctggctcccatactcagaagtaactcctcatcatcagctgccttgtctttaaataccccagtgcagagctcacatggcttaaagcctacttccagccccacccacttcctgaccttgcttcctgtttcctgccacacccaacctgtCTTCCTAGAACTGTTTCCTGCAGTAATCCTTGCCTTCCCCTCTCAGCCCTACTGGATTCCAACCAgactgggcccttctcatccctactgcctcCTAAAGGGAACGAAAGCTTCAGAAGAGGAATGCCACACCCTTTTCCAGACTCCAAAGGGTCACCCAAGTggccaggtaacatggcatcccaacaggTAGAATtcttagaaatgctacctgttccatatgcaggtacaatgagacaggcagagttgaggggtttcaatgtgtgcttgagatgttggtgccgggaggaggggtttagatttgttaggcactgggatatatttttgtgcaagcaaggcctgttcaaaagagacaggctgcacttgaaccaagatggaaccagactgctggctctTAGAATCAAAAAggtttcagagcagcttttaaaatggtgcctaggGAATAgttgacaggagctggacagtatccagttcggcaaatgccatcctttaaagtgtgagggtacaaaggattcagataaagtgtgagggtgcaaaggattcagaacatggtgaaaagaaagcttgaaagggaaaatcaggagagtcacctCACTCCAGAgggcatggagtttacttaaaaccacaatactagaagcccagttagattgtatatccaaaaagaggaaaggtaccactaagcccaggaggatgccagcatggctaactggtACCATCAAGGatgccataaaagggaagaagacttccttccgaaattggaaggcctgtccaaatgaagagaacagaaaggaacacaaaagaactggcaaaagaaatgcaaggtgacaataagggaggcaaaaagagagtttgaggaatatttagctaaaagcgtgaaggggaataacaaaaacttctttaaatatatcagatgcaggaaatctgccagggaggcagttggaccattagacaatgagggagtgaaaaggattattacgaaggatatggaggttgcagagaagttaaatgagttctttgcatccaatTGTATCAGATTGTTTCTAAATTGGTCCAGGCTTTGCAAAGTTGTTTGGGGAACACCCACATGCAAACAAACACGCATATAGACAGCAAGTTGATCGCATAAGGCTACTTTCCTCAAGAGAAAGTATTCttcttaaaaacagccataagAAAATGCTTTCTTTGGGACCAGGGCCACAATCCAACATAGAGTTAAGACCCAACATAGGGTTCAATGTACTTAAgctcattggtttcaatggccaTATTATGCTCAATAATCTGTTGCATTTCAGCCATGATTCTTTGGAACTACCTGATAATTCTGTAGGGTCAGAAAGGAGACCTATTTTGTGAGAAGAGGTATTTTGCGGAGATAGGATTATATTAGGCCTCTTACACATTAATGGAAAACCTAGAAGCAAGATGAGAAGACTGACATCATGACAAATGCTGTGCTTGTACAATGAACAATGTTGTGTGTGAAGTCATGGtgcagagctgatcttgtggtagcaagcctgacttgtccccttagctaagcagggtccacccaggttgcatatgaatgagagattagggggctattctcacgaccaacaaaaatcaggctagcagaggctagcccgatttttgttggtcgtcagaaccaccgggctcgcagccgagcccggtggttctgaggcagctaacccgcttgagaacccctagcaaaaagcaggtttgtggagcgagcactcctgcaaacctgctttttgtgatTGTGAGTAACCACGCTGTGCCttcgtgcctactcatgagtagacctccagccgggaggcttaaaagcagcttcccagctcgggggtctccccagtatgccctgcgtggtcacacagggcatactggggcttgcgggggccacgcagcccctgctcccccccaccccccgccggctccgtctcaggccgggcatcgtgtgggcggccgatccggccgccgagggctccctgcctgcttgtgagcggggaaagcgggcttagcccgttcttccCACTCACCGGacagaaccgggtctcactgatcatgagaccggGTCCCAAATGTGTgatcactggaagatattctccttagggaatggggccactctgggaagagcagaaggttccaagttccctccatggcatctcccagaaagggctggaagagattcctgcctgcaaccttggagaagccactgccagtctgtgtagacaatacttactgagctagatggagcaatggtctgactcagtatatggcagcttcctatattcctatattcctatggatGCTCAAATTGTGCTCTTATGTTTGTGCAAAAGTTCTCTGCAAATGTAAGATTTATGCTGCAGGTTGTGCATCTTGTTGTGCAACACAAACAAGGTTGCACTGGCACAACACTGTGCAAATGGCTGAGGCATTTACCCTGGTGCTGGCAACCAGCCCTGCTGAACCTAACTTGTTGTACACCTGTCCTAACAAAATATAAGCCTTACAAGCCACCTATGGCAGTTATGTCTGAATGAGATGCTATAGAAAGCCTCACTAGAGTCTGAGACAACATCGTGAAAGTTAAAGATTTTATGCTTCTCATAATCAGAGTGGGCCCATATGTACTTTTTGCCATGGGGATCTGCATCTCCGTGGGTAATTTCTCAGTTCCTACCATATGGTGtatctgagccacctaatggtgcagcaaggaagtaagttgcctagcaagcaagaggttgttggtttaaatccccactggtatgtttcccagactatgggaagcacttatattgggcagcaatgagaagatgctgaaaggcatcatttcatactgcagggagatggcaatcgtaaacccctcctgtattctgccaaagaaaaccacatagctctgtggttgccaggagttgacactgactcgactgcacaacattacctttactttaccataTAGTGAAGGTGGACTTAACTATGAGCCAGGACCATAATGAAGTgtgtcccttcccttccccatgaTTTTCTGCCTGTATCCCTTCATGCAGAGCTTGAATTTTGCAATTGTTATCCATGCTGTTGGAAATTAGATTGGACAGTCGTAGCATTCTTTGAGTAATATTTTGACTATGTTTGAAGtttttaatggctgacatccagactaatgctgtgccagtacaaacatgttgcactagtgtcAAGATGTTGTGCTAGCTAATTCCAATAAGACAGGAGTTTGCATTCCAGTCTACTATTGCACCGGTGTAATAGGTACACTTGTGCAATCTGTGGCACATTGTCCACTTTGAAACCTCttcatatatgttgcagggatcCACTCTGCTTGTTGCAAAAGCAGACCAAGACGTCAAGAGACTGCAGTTTTGTGCTTTTGCTCAGCTATGCTACCATCTTGCATATGAGCTTCTTTGTTTTTTATACAAACAGTGTtcgtctgcatgtcagccaatggcctggttcacacaatcgttcaaatctaggtttattgTGGGTTAGCTATATCGACATGATTGTATACACCCGTGACAAGGTGCTTTATAGCCCAGGATTCCCACCTTAGCATGAGTTCACACCATCACACAAATGTTGGTAACCTACATTAATCCTAGATTCAAATGGCTGTGTGAATGAAGCCAACATTTTTCATGGGATATGCTATTTTCATAGTATGCTGTTGGTTTTTGGAAGCTAACAAACATTTTGTAGatgggagagggcacaattaaaatgaagaaaatataAGTTTTGAAAGCACATCAGCTCAGATCACATCTGCATTGCAGGCAGCATCAATTCAATGCAGATCTATGTAAAACATGAAAAAAATATACTGGTACATTAATCTCTAAATATGTAtgggaaataaatcccactgatttgGGCAGAATCTATTTCTATGCAAGTATAATGTAAATTAATACCCATCTCTGATTGTGACTTTCTGGAAAGCTCAATATATTTCAGTTTCACATACTCAGGTGAAGCCTCCAGAGGAAGGGCAGAAAACAAATGTTAGAATTCAACATCCATTTTATTGTTCAACAAACACTTTTTGACAAAATGTTATTTAACACTTAGTGCAGGAAAAGCAAAACCCAACCAGATATTaacaccttttaaataaatacatttccccTTTATAAAGGATATATGTACAAAGACAATGTAATCAATTCCACAAACATTGATCATTATGAAATATAATGGGATTATTCACAAGAATTAGGCACATGTGGAATATTGGGGTCAATCATAAAATATGAGTGAGGGCCATTAATGTGGAACAGCTAGTTTGGCCTTGTATGTTTGTGAGCTTTTAAACTCTAAATAGCAGCTTCAGAAGCATCTGGCTTGGGACCATGGTGTGTGAAGAGGGagcatttaaccctttccctttctACCCTGCCCTAATGAAAATGCCCCAAAGAAGTTGCTATTAGCCCCAGGAGGGAAACTGCTGGTGGTGCCAATAGCAGATTCTTATCAATATTCATTGTAGTTTCATGGTCAAACTACAAATATAACATAACATATTTTGACCCGGAGAAACACTATAAACCTTAATTGTGTTTATATCACTCTGGGAATTGCCTGGATCCTGAGAATTGCAGCTTGAGGAGAGTGAAGCAAGTTCTCCATTATAACCCCCTAGTCCAGGGCTTCACAACATTgaccctccagctattgctggactacaattcctatcaaccacagccaaagtggccaatagtcagaaatgataggagttgtaatcaaacatctgcaggagggccaacattGTGCAGCTCTGCCATATTCCCTCCCACAAAGTCAGAATTTCACTTCCCAAGATTCTCTGGTGCCACAGAATAATTGTGAAACCAGCCTAAGTCTGCAGTGTAGACATACCCAAAGAAAGAGAGGTTTTGGCACATCAAAGCCAAGGAGCTTAATTACTCTTGCCCATATAACGCCTGGTCTAATGGCAACCCATGATCAGAGTGCTAATACTCTTCATAAACACTCGGTTGCTGCTCATCAGCTTCTTCAGAGCATCCTTCACCTCTTTGTTCCTTAGGCTGTAAATCATTGGATTGAGTAGTGGGGTGACCACTGCATAAAAGACAGATGCCACCGTGTCCAGGTTGGAGGAGGAAGCGGGGATGGGCCGTACGTAGATGAAGATGACTGTAGCGTAGTAAATCACCACCACGGCGAGGTGAGAGCCGCAAGTGGAAAAGGCCTTCTGCCTCCCACTAGCTGAGGGGATGCGGAGGATGGTTGAGATGATGAAGATGTAAGACACCATGGTGAGCAGGCAGCTGCTGAGGATGACAAGGGAGGCCAGCACTGAGACCAGTGTAGAGCTGAGAGCCGCACGGCCACATGACCGCCTCAGCAAGGGCCCAGCATCGCAAAAGAAATGGTGGATTTCCTTAGGCTCACAAAATGAGAGCTGGgagatgaggatgatgggaaccaAAGGGGCCAGGAACCCACCCATCCAGGCTGCGATCACCAGCCAGGTAGTGACTTGTAGAGTCATAAGTGCTGGATAATGCAGAGGGCGGCAGATGGCCAGGTAACGGTCATAAGCCATAGTAGCCAGAAGGAAGCACTCTGTGGAGCCCAAGGCAAAGAAAAGGTAGAGCTGGACAATGCAACCTTCCACAGAGATTGTACTCCCACCCATAAGGAAGGTTTCCAGCATCTTAGGCACAGTAGAAGTTGTATACCAGATCTCCATGAAGGAAAAATTCCCAAGGAAGTAGTACATGGGGCGCTGTAGTTTACGGTTTGCCTTAATGACTAAGATAATGATGACATTGGCAGTGACAGTGAGTACATAGGTGAGCAAAACTAGGGTGAAGAAGAACATGCGGAGCTGTAGAGGAGCAGGGAACCCCAGGATGATAAAAGCCTTTACCATACTTCTGTTGGCAGATTCCATGTCAACATCCTTTGTGGCTGGTGAAATTG
Coding sequences within it:
- the LOC128332106 gene encoding olfactory receptor 6F1-like, which gives rise to MESANRSMVKAFIILGFPAPLQLRMFFFTLVLLTYVLTVTANVIIILVIKANRKLQRPMYYFLGNFSFMEIWYTTSTVPKMLETFLMGGSTISVEGCIVQLYLFFALGSTECFLLATMAYDRYLAICRPLHYPALMTLQVTTWLVIAAWMGGFLAPLVPIILISQLSFCEPKEIHHFFCDAGPLLRRSCGRAALSSTLVSVLASLVILSSCLLTMVSYIFIISTILRIPSASGRQKAFSTCGSHLAVVVIYYATVIFIYVRPIPASSSNLDTVASVFYAVVTPLLNPMIYSLRNKEVKDALKKLMSSNRVFMKSISTLIMGCH